From a single Fuerstiella sp. genomic region:
- the rfbC gene encoding dTDP-4-dehydrorhamnose 3,5-epimerase translates to MKIIPTQLDGVRIVESESLGDHRGVFTRWFCEEELSEILGHRRIIQINRSRTETQGAVRGLHFQRPPHAEMKLIRCIRGSVWDVALDLRTGSPTFLKWHSETLTESDNKMAVIPEGFAHGFQVLAPSSELLYLHTAAYQPEAEGGIRFNDPLVGINWPMEVGDLSDRDQSHALMEDSSFDGVSL, encoded by the coding sequence ATGAAAATTATCCCGACTCAACTGGATGGCGTCAGGATCGTCGAATCAGAATCATTGGGCGACCATCGTGGTGTGTTCACACGTTGGTTTTGTGAAGAGGAACTTTCGGAGATTCTTGGACACCGACGAATTATCCAAATCAACCGTTCACGGACAGAAACACAGGGCGCGGTTCGAGGTTTGCACTTTCAGCGTCCGCCTCACGCGGAAATGAAGTTAATTCGCTGCATCCGCGGATCTGTGTGGGACGTTGCTCTCGATCTTCGGACGGGGTCTCCGACGTTTCTCAAATGGCACTCCGAAACACTGACGGAATCCGACAACAAAATGGCGGTCATCCCAGAGGGATTCGCACACGGTTTTCAGGTTCTCGCTCCATCCAGCGAGCTGCTCTATCTGCACACGGCCGCGTATCAACCTGAGGCAGAAGGTGGAATTCGGTTCAATGATCCGCTGGTTGGAATCAACTGGCCAATGGAAGTGGGCGATCTTTCGGATCGAGATCAGTCCCATGCATTGATGGAAGACTCATCGTTTGACGGAGTTTCATTGTGA
- the rfbG gene encoding CDP-glucose 4,6-dehydratase — translation MEIVFNNIYSGKRVLVTGHTGFKGSWLTCWLQRLGARVCGIGLSPETDPNHWDLLDLDCPDIRQDIRDPDRTRAAITESSPEIVFHLAAQALVRRSYRKPIDTWSTNVGGLVNVLDACRQIGSLRAIVVVTTDKVYENREWAWGYRETDRLGGHDPYSASKACSELVAASYRRSFFSGTQYPLLATARAGNVIGGGDWSEDRLIPDLIRAAVRGDVVEIRSPHATRPWQHVLDCLSGYLMVGQRLLEQDRDCATEWNFGPERSGNRQVIDVLHAVKSRLSECAWNVTDRPQPHEARLLCLDTAKAKDQLQWEPIWSLDEGINATADWYRRYLRESRVITEEQIVQYQKAATERKTVWASG, via the coding sequence GTGGAAATAGTGTTTAACAACATCTATTCCGGAAAACGAGTACTGGTTACCGGCCACACGGGATTCAAAGGTAGCTGGCTGACCTGCTGGTTGCAGAGACTTGGCGCCCGTGTCTGTGGAATTGGTCTGTCTCCCGAGACAGATCCCAATCACTGGGACCTTCTCGATCTGGACTGTCCGGACATTCGGCAGGATATTAGAGATCCGGATCGTACACGTGCAGCGATTACGGAATCCTCTCCGGAGATCGTGTTCCATCTTGCGGCCCAGGCGCTCGTTCGCCGTTCCTATCGAAAACCAATTGACACGTGGTCTACCAACGTAGGTGGGCTGGTGAACGTTCTGGATGCCTGTCGACAAATCGGAAGCCTGCGCGCCATTGTCGTGGTCACGACCGACAAGGTTTATGAGAACCGAGAATGGGCCTGGGGGTACCGGGAGACGGATCGCCTGGGTGGTCACGATCCCTACAGTGCGTCGAAGGCGTGCAGTGAACTCGTTGCCGCCAGTTATCGCAGGTCGTTTTTTTCCGGGACACAGTATCCTCTCCTGGCGACGGCACGGGCCGGGAATGTCATCGGAGGCGGAGACTGGTCGGAAGATCGCCTGATTCCGGATCTCATCCGGGCAGCCGTACGGGGAGATGTTGTTGAAATCCGATCTCCCCATGCGACACGGCCGTGGCAACATGTTTTGGATTGTTTGAGTGGATATCTGATGGTTGGACAGCGGCTTCTGGAGCAGGATCGAGATTGTGCAACAGAGTGGAATTTTGGTCCGGAACGGTCCGGAAACAGGCAGGTGATTGACGTTCTCCATGCCGTCAAGTCGCGGTTGTCCGAGTGTGCCTGGAACGTTACTGACAGGCCGCAGCCGCACGAAGCCAGGCTGCTTTGTTTGGACACCGCGAAAGCAAAGGACCAGTTACAGTGGGAACCGATCTGGTCGCTCGACGAAGGGATCAACGCGACCGCGGACTGGTATCGCCGGTACCTTCGTGAATCCCGAGTCATCACTGAAGAACAAATCGTTCAGTACCAGAAGGCGGCAACAGAGCGAAAGACCGTTTGGGCTTCCGGATGA
- the rfbF gene encoding glucose-1-phosphate cytidylyltransferase, whose amino-acid sequence MKAVILAGGLGTRISEETQIKPKPMVEIGGKPILWHIMKHYSAYEITEFIVCCGYKGYVLKEYFANYFLHMSDVTFDMRSNEMHVHQRHAEPWKVTLVDTGDATLTGGRLKRVRQYIQDDAAFCLTYGDGVSDVDLGELIAFHQRHGRLATLTAVQPPGRYGAIEFRDEKVLRFAEKPEGEGGWINGGFFVLSPHVIDLIDGDRTSWESASLVKLAEQDQLRAHFHPGFWQPMDTLREKNLLEELWDSGNAPWKSWK is encoded by the coding sequence GTGAAAGCAGTCATCCTGGCGGGCGGGCTGGGCACGCGAATCTCTGAAGAAACGCAAATCAAGCCGAAGCCGATGGTCGAGATTGGCGGCAAGCCGATCCTCTGGCACATTATGAAGCATTACTCTGCATACGAGATCACAGAGTTCATCGTTTGTTGCGGTTACAAAGGCTATGTCCTCAAGGAGTACTTTGCGAATTATTTTTTGCACATGTCGGATGTCACGTTCGACATGCGATCCAATGAGATGCATGTCCACCAGCGCCACGCGGAGCCATGGAAAGTCACACTCGTCGACACTGGTGATGCGACACTGACGGGAGGACGGCTGAAACGAGTTCGGCAGTATATTCAGGATGACGCCGCGTTCTGTCTGACATATGGAGACGGTGTTTCAGACGTTGATCTTGGTGAACTGATTGCTTTTCACCAGCGGCACGGGAGGTTAGCGACGCTTACGGCCGTGCAGCCGCCGGGCCGCTACGGGGCGATCGAGTTCAGGGATGAGAAGGTCCTGCGATTTGCAGAGAAGCCTGAGGGGGAAGGTGGATGGATTAACGGCGGTTTCTTTGTGCTGTCACCGCATGTCATCGATTTGATCGATGGTGATCGTACAAGCTGGGAGTCCGCCAGTCTCGTTAAATTGGCAGAACAGGATCAGCTGAGAGCCCACTTTCATCCCGGGTTCTGGCAACCCATGGATACACTTCGTGAAAAGAACCTGCTGGAAGAGCTCTGGGATTCGGGTAATGCTCCCTGGAAGTCGTGGAAATAG
- a CDS encoding ABC transporter ATP-binding protein/permease yields the protein MRPVTNSVIQDVTALISSVRSVRRLQLVGLIGLMLTSALAEVLSLGAVIPFLSILATPDDAVQQPVVGWVVESFALDAGDLRWQLTVLFGVAAVLAGVVRFATIFATARVNAALVHEIGAEVYRRSLLQDYRVHVGRNSSEIVGAMGKVDAVAHVLSYSLNSVSAGLMAVAIVSALIYIAPTVALVTLFGLGAVYGCISALTRPQLIGNSAVMNRSYTERIQAVQEGLGAIRDVLLDRSHGVFIDRFNKTDRRMRIAAASNNTIMPSPRFAVEALGMVLIGTVAYQISLRPGGLLSAIPVIGAIVMGAQRLMPLVQQMYRGLAYIHGHREVLRDVVQFVIQPVAEQTDSEATPIRFESTIELRGVSFAYGDSQEILIDVDLRVLKGQVVGFMGATGSGKSTLIDIIMGLLEPSQGILSIDGTEIDASSRAAWRQNVSHVAQDIYLTDSSFRENIAFGVAVADVDEDRLRKSASMACIADFIETMDDSYATHVGERGVRLSGGQRQRIGIARALYKGTHLLVLDEATSALDSKTERAVIASVLTSQPGMTILMIAHRTSTLRECDVLFELSNGCLREIKQPMEATL from the coding sequence ATGCGACCTGTTACGAACTCAGTCATTCAGGACGTCACTGCACTCATTTCGAGTGTTCGAAGCGTTCGCAGACTTCAACTGGTCGGGTTGATTGGATTAATGCTCACCAGTGCGCTGGCCGAAGTGCTCAGTCTGGGTGCGGTCATTCCGTTCCTTTCAATTTTGGCAACGCCGGACGATGCTGTGCAACAACCGGTGGTTGGCTGGGTTGTCGAATCCTTTGCGTTGGACGCCGGTGATCTGCGCTGGCAACTGACCGTTCTCTTCGGAGTCGCAGCCGTTCTTGCGGGAGTGGTTCGCTTCGCCACGATTTTTGCCACAGCCCGCGTAAATGCTGCGCTTGTCCATGAAATTGGGGCCGAAGTCTATCGCCGGTCGCTGCTTCAGGACTATCGCGTGCACGTCGGTCGTAACAGCAGTGAGATTGTTGGCGCGATGGGAAAGGTGGATGCGGTCGCCCATGTGCTGTCTTATTCACTCAATTCGGTGAGTGCCGGCCTCATGGCCGTCGCAATTGTGTCTGCGCTGATCTACATCGCCCCCACGGTGGCTCTGGTGACACTGTTCGGACTGGGCGCTGTCTACGGCTGTATTTCGGCACTCACCCGGCCACAACTCATTGGTAACAGCGCAGTCATGAATCGTTCTTACACCGAGAGAATTCAGGCCGTGCAGGAAGGCCTTGGTGCCATTCGAGACGTGCTCCTCGATCGTTCTCACGGAGTTTTCATTGATCGGTTTAACAAGACAGACCGCCGTATGCGAATTGCCGCCGCGAGCAACAACACCATCATGCCATCACCGCGTTTCGCCGTCGAAGCACTGGGTATGGTCCTGATAGGAACTGTCGCGTACCAAATCAGTCTGCGTCCCGGTGGTCTTTTGTCGGCAATTCCTGTAATCGGTGCAATCGTGATGGGGGCACAGCGTCTGATGCCGCTGGTTCAGCAAATGTATCGTGGACTGGCATACATTCATGGGCATCGTGAAGTGCTTCGAGACGTTGTGCAGTTCGTCATACAACCTGTGGCCGAACAGACAGACAGCGAAGCTACTCCAATTCGTTTCGAGTCCACCATTGAATTACGCGGGGTCTCATTCGCATACGGAGACTCTCAAGAGATATTGATCGACGTCGATCTCAGAGTTCTCAAAGGCCAGGTTGTCGGTTTTATGGGGGCGACCGGGAGCGGAAAGAGTACGCTGATCGACATCATTATGGGGTTGCTCGAGCCTTCTCAGGGAATTTTATCCATCGACGGAACTGAGATTGATGCTTCGAGCCGTGCTGCGTGGCGCCAAAACGTATCACACGTGGCTCAGGACATTTATCTGACAGATTCATCCTTTCGAGAGAATATTGCTTTTGGGGTGGCGGTCGCTGATGTGGACGAAGACCGCCTCAGAAAGTCCGCGAGCATGGCCTGTATCGCGGACTTTATTGAAACCATGGATGACAGTTACGCAACCCATGTCGGTGAACGTGGTGTCCGTCTGTCGGGGGGACAGCGACAGCGGATCGGAATTGCCCGGGCTCTCTACAAAGGAACCCATCTGTTGGTGCTAGACGAAGCCACAAGTGCACTCGACAGCAAGACCGAGCGGGCCGTGATTGCATCGGTGCTGACTTCACAGCCGGGAATGACGATCTTGATGATCGCTCACCGCACCAGCACCCTTCGGGAATGTGACGTGCTCTTTGAACTGTCGAACGGATGTCTTCGCGAAATCAAGCAGCCGATGGAGGCCACATTGTGA
- a CDS encoding polysaccharide deacetylase family protein, giving the protein MRDVESMKLSPPVELRTGAFVVSMDFELAWGTRGRHWDGRIDCDLEGTRPAIQDLLSLFREFDVSATWVVVGGLFLGGATRHPWLADPQFDDVPLGDCRSHPHWYANDVLELLQSAAPAQDIGCHTLTHAFVQDTDDGRNQFDIELVRSVELFESLGLPRPRSFIFPKHYMAHFDLLRRHGFECYRGPEAGWFEHLPTKSLKAVGRLASTRMRQSPSVRYPTRDSDGLWVIPSSQFYPSFRSVGRWISVADRVARAIKGINLAADKRGVFHLWTHPFNLGVRSSELIHGIRDVLVHADRLRKQGLLENYSMSAMTKMLDATACDQSEQTCSTI; this is encoded by the coding sequence ATGCGAGACGTCGAATCCATGAAGTTGAGCCCTCCGGTGGAGCTCCGGACAGGAGCTTTTGTCGTCTCAATGGACTTCGAACTTGCATGGGGGACGCGCGGACGTCATTGGGACGGACGTATTGACTGCGATCTTGAGGGAACGCGTCCGGCGATTCAGGATCTACTCTCGCTGTTCAGGGAATTTGACGTTTCAGCCACCTGGGTCGTGGTTGGGGGGTTGTTTCTCGGAGGAGCAACTCGACATCCATGGCTTGCCGATCCGCAATTCGATGATGTGCCCCTGGGCGATTGTCGGTCGCATCCTCACTGGTATGCCAACGACGTTCTGGAACTGCTGCAGTCGGCTGCGCCCGCTCAGGATATTGGCTGCCATACACTGACACATGCATTCGTCCAGGATACGGATGACGGACGTAATCAATTCGATATTGAGCTGGTGCGAAGCGTCGAGCTATTCGAATCACTTGGGTTGCCACGTCCTCGGTCATTCATCTTTCCAAAGCACTATATGGCTCACTTTGATTTGCTGCGCCGGCACGGGTTTGAATGTTACCGGGGTCCTGAAGCCGGCTGGTTTGAGCACCTGCCAACAAAATCACTCAAGGCCGTGGGACGTCTCGCTTCCACGCGAATGCGGCAGTCGCCGTCAGTTCGATATCCCACCCGGGATTCTGACGGACTTTGGGTTATTCCCTCCAGCCAGTTCTATCCGTCTTTTCGCAGTGTGGGACGCTGGATATCAGTTGCTGACCGTGTTGCGCGGGCAATCAAAGGGATCAATCTGGCGGCCGACAAGCGAGGGGTTTTTCACTTATGGACTCATCCGTTCAATCTGGGCGTGAGGTCGAGCGAACTGATCCACGGGATCAGGGACGTGTTAGTCCATGCCGACCGACTCCGTAAGCAGGGACTTCTGGAGAACTACTCCATGTCAGCTATGACGAAAATGCTGGACGCCACTGCCTGCGATCAGTCGGAACAGACCTGTTCGACTATATGA